In Flavobacterium endoglycinae, one DNA window encodes the following:
- a CDS encoding DUF3826 domain-containing protein encodes MVLNKINAGLLSMVFAFSTLNAQQHLDPEYVKVTNERAAKIVVKLDLKNEAKEKAVSNIIAQQFRDLSEIQDGRDAEIKKVKEDTSLAKEKQNEKIDKLKAKADESIAKLHKSYLKKLGKELSEDKITEVKDGMTYGVLPITVAGYNDMLPNLTAEQKEYIYNALVEAREHAMDAGSSKEKHGWFGKYKGRINNYLSKQGYDLNKESADWHKRIEEREKNKGKDATSKE; translated from the coding sequence ATGGTACTAAATAAAATAAATGCTGGTTTATTATCGATGGTTTTCGCATTTTCAACTTTGAATGCACAGCAGCATTTAGATCCAGAATATGTAAAAGTTACTAACGAAAGAGCAGCTAAAATCGTCGTGAAATTAGATTTGAAAAACGAAGCAAAAGAAAAAGCTGTTTCAAATATAATAGCACAGCAATTCAGAGATTTGAGCGAAATCCAAGACGGTAGAGACGCTGAAATTAAAAAAGTAAAAGAAGACACTTCTTTAGCTAAAGAAAAACAAAACGAGAAAATTGACAAGCTGAAAGCAAAAGCAGACGAGTCAATTGCAAAATTGCATAAATCGTATCTTAAAAAATTAGGTAAAGAATTATCAGAAGACAAAATTACTGAAGTCAAAGACGGAATGACGTATGGCGTACTTCCAATTACGGTTGCAGGATACAACGACATGCTTCCAAACTTAACTGCAGAACAAAAAGAATATATTTATAATGCTTTGGTTGAAGCCAGAGAACATGCCATGGACGCTGGTTCATCTAAAGAAAAACACGGCTGGTTTGGTAAATATAAAGGAAGAATCAATAATTATTTATCAAAACAAGGTTACGATTTAAATAAAGAAAGTGCTGACTGGCACAAACGCATTGAAGAGAGAGAAAAGAATAAAGGAAAAGATGCTACTTCAAAAGAATAA
- a CDS encoding polysaccharide lyase produces MLNIFPNRTLKRTVMAFSFCSLVSSAYAQYPVIPKDVQAKADAVLADEEKRLSEIWNANYHIIKEEAKQGKPYLPWASYPKDFVQADIPAFPGAEGGGAYTQGGRGGKIFVVTSLEDSGKGTFREACEAVGARTIVFNVSGIIHLKKRISMRAPYVTIAGQTAPGDGICIAGETLEIDTHDVIIRHMRFRRGATEVTRRDDALGGNPMGNIIVDHCSVSWGLDENISLYRHQFAANAKSKLEKLPACNITIQNTISSEGLDTYNHAFGSTIGGLNSTFMRNLWADNISRNASIGMYGDFNFVNNVVFNWWNRTLDGGDYRSMLNIINNYFKPGPITPAGEPIAHRIVKPESGYIEPKQYGRAYVSGNFIVGSPEVTADNWNGGVQLENLPEAETAAFLAAIKQPKPFSMPQFKIMGAEEAYEYVLANVGATIPKRDAVDERILKQVRTGKIEVKDGLENNIGKEFIKRRLPADSYKKGIITHPDQVGGYPTYKGKAYKDSDNDGIPDAWEKRYGLNPNDASDANKDSNGDGYTNIEKYFNGIDPTSKIDWTKIENNTDTLAKLKSLLQ; encoded by the coding sequence ATGCTAAATATCTTTCCAAACCGTACTTTAAAAAGAACAGTAATGGCGTTTTCATTTTGTTCTCTAGTATCATCGGCATATGCTCAATATCCAGTAATTCCAAAAGACGTTCAGGCAAAAGCGGATGCTGTTTTAGCTGATGAAGAAAAGAGATTAAGCGAAATCTGGAATGCCAATTATCATATTATTAAAGAAGAAGCAAAACAAGGAAAACCTTATTTGCCTTGGGCTTCTTATCCAAAAGATTTTGTACAAGCCGATATTCCAGCTTTTCCAGGTGCTGAAGGCGGTGGTGCCTACACGCAAGGCGGACGTGGCGGAAAAATATTTGTGGTTACTAGTTTAGAAGACAGCGGAAAAGGAACTTTTCGTGAAGCATGCGAAGCCGTTGGAGCAAGAACAATCGTTTTTAACGTTTCGGGAATTATCCATTTAAAAAAGAGAATCAGCATGCGTGCGCCTTACGTAACCATTGCTGGACAAACTGCTCCTGGGGACGGAATTTGCATTGCGGGAGAAACTTTAGAAATTGATACGCACGACGTTATCATCAGACACATGCGTTTCAGACGTGGCGCAACCGAAGTAACAAGAAGAGATGACGCGCTTGGCGGAAATCCGATGGGAAATATCATCGTTGACCACTGTTCTGTAAGCTGGGGATTAGACGAAAATATTTCTCTTTACAGACATCAATTTGCAGCAAATGCAAAATCGAAACTAGAGAAATTGCCAGCGTGTAATATCACCATTCAAAACACCATTTCATCAGAAGGTTTAGATACTTATAATCACGCTTTCGGAAGTACAATTGGCGGATTAAATAGTACTTTTATGCGTAACTTATGGGCCGACAACATTTCTAGAAACGCTTCTATCGGAATGTATGGCGACTTTAATTTTGTGAATAATGTAGTATTTAATTGGTGGAATCGTACCTTAGATGGCGGCGATTACCGTTCGATGTTAAACATCATCAACAATTATTTTAAACCAGGTCCAATTACGCCAGCAGGTGAGCCGATTGCACATAGAATTGTGAAGCCTGAATCTGGATATATTGAGCCAAAACAATACGGAAGAGCTTATGTTTCAGGAAATTTCATTGTAGGTTCTCCTGAAGTTACAGCAGATAACTGGAATGGCGGAGTACAATTGGAAAACCTTCCAGAAGCTGAAACGGCAGCATTTTTAGCAGCAATTAAACAGCCAAAACCTTTTTCAATGCCTCAATTCAAAATTATGGGTGCTGAAGAAGCTTATGAATATGTTTTAGCAAATGTTGGAGCGACAATTCCAAAAAGAGATGCTGTTGATGAAAGAATTTTGAAACAAGTTCGTACAGGAAAAATCGAAGTAAAAGATGGTTTAGAAAACAATATTGGAAAAGAATTCATCAAAAGAAGATTGCCTGCGGATTCTTATAAAAAAGGAATTATAACACATCCAGATCAAGTTGGCGGTTATCCAACTTACAAAGGAAAAGCTTATAAAGATTCTGATAATGATGGAATTCCAGATGCTTGGGAAAAGAGATACGGTTTAAATCCAAATGATGCTTCAGATGCCAATAAAGATTCAAACGGAGACGGTTACACCAACATCGAAAAATATTTCAACGGAATCGATCCAACTAGTAAAATAGATTGGACGAAAATCGAGAATAATACTGATACTTTGGCTAAATTAAAGTCATTGTTGCAATAA
- a CDS encoding polysaccharide lyase — protein MKNSALFIASSLLFLGSSKCFAQYPKISPEVQAQEKAIKEEAQRLSDEAWEKALVVIEEEAKHGKPYIPWAARPTDLPQAEIPAFPGAEGGGMYTFGGRGGKVYTVTSLEDRGPGTLREACEQGGARIVVFNVAGIIRLKSPLIIRAPYITIAGQTAPGDGICIAGESTWIDTHDVIIRHVRFRRGETFVGRRDDAIGGNPVGNIMIDHVSATWGLDENMSIYRHMYNPGPGYPDIKVGTVNITIQNSLFGEALDTYNHAFGSTLGGENCSFMRNMWANNAGRNPSIGWNGIFNFVNNVVFNWYNRSTDGGDYTANYNIINNFYKPGPVTDLTQPISYRILKPESGRSKLPYMVFGRAFVNGNVVNGNEKVTKDNWDGGIQLENKKGELMTYEEASAYFAKMKVDKPFPMPWFNKFMTAEESYEFVLKNVGATLPIRDKVDERIVRTVKTGVPEYAKGLEKKTFYQFEHRRLPMDSYKKGIITDISQVGGYPEYKGKPYVDTDKDGMPDAWEKKYGLNPNDPSDAQGDLNGDGYSNIEDYINGVNPAIKVNWKDLANNKETLVRPLLDLK, from the coding sequence ATGAAAAATTCCGCATTATTTATCGCATCATCTCTGCTTTTTTTAGGAAGCTCAAAATGCTTTGCCCAGTATCCAAAAATTAGTCCAGAAGTTCAAGCGCAGGAAAAAGCAATTAAAGAAGAAGCTCAAAGACTTTCTGACGAAGCTTGGGAAAAAGCTTTAGTTGTTATTGAAGAAGAAGCTAAACACGGAAAACCATATATTCCGTGGGCAGCAAGACCAACCGATTTACCTCAGGCTGAAATTCCAGCTTTCCCGGGTGCTGAAGGAGGAGGAATGTACACTTTTGGAGGTCGTGGAGGAAAAGTATACACCGTAACAAGTTTAGAAGACCGCGGACCAGGAACTTTACGTGAAGCTTGCGAACAAGGAGGAGCGAGAATAGTGGTATTTAATGTTGCTGGAATTATTCGATTAAAAAGTCCGTTAATCATTCGTGCGCCTTACATTACAATTGCAGGGCAGACTGCTCCCGGAGATGGAATTTGTATTGCAGGAGAATCAACTTGGATCGATACGCATGATGTAATTATCAGACATGTACGTTTCCGTCGTGGAGAAACTTTTGTAGGACGTCGTGATGATGCCATTGGAGGAAATCCAGTTGGAAACATCATGATCGATCACGTTTCTGCTACTTGGGGATTAGACGAAAATATGTCAATATATAGACACATGTACAACCCAGGGCCAGGGTATCCAGATATTAAAGTGGGAACAGTAAACATTACCATCCAAAACAGTTTATTCGGAGAAGCTTTAGACACTTACAATCATGCTTTCGGAAGTACTTTAGGTGGAGAAAACTGCTCTTTCATGAGAAATATGTGGGCTAATAATGCTGGTAGAAACCCTTCTATTGGATGGAATGGAATTTTCAACTTCGTTAATAATGTGGTTTTCAACTGGTACAACAGATCTACAGATGGCGGCGATTACACAGCAAACTACAACATCATCAACAACTTCTATAAACCAGGTCCTGTAACCGATCTAACTCAGCCAATCAGCTATAGAATCTTAAAACCTGAATCAGGAAGAAGCAAATTGCCATACATGGTTTTTGGTAGAGCTTTCGTAAACGGAAACGTAGTAAACGGAAATGAAAAGGTGACGAAAGACAACTGGGACGGTGGAATTCAGCTTGAAAACAAAAAAGGGGAATTAATGACTTATGAGGAAGCGTCAGCATATTTTGCTAAAATGAAAGTAGACAAACCTTTCCCAATGCCATGGTTCAATAAATTTATGACAGCTGAAGAATCGTATGAGTTTGTGCTTAAAAACGTTGGAGCAACACTGCCTATCAGAGACAAAGTCGACGAAAGAATCGTAAGAACTGTAAAAACTGGAGTTCCTGAATATGCAAAAGGATTAGAGAAAAAGACTTTCTACCAATTCGAACACAGACGCCTACCGATGGATTCTTATAAGAAAGGAATCATTACAGACATTTCTCAAGTTGGCGGATATCCAGAATATAAAGGAAAACCTTATGTAGACACAGATAAAGATGGTATGCCAGATGCATGGGAGAAAAAATACGGTTTAAACCCGAACGATCCATCTGACGCACAAGGAGACTTAAACGGAGACGGATATTCTAATATTGAAGATTACATCAACGGTGTAAATCCTGCAATAAAAGTAAACTGGAAAGATCTAGCGAATAACAAAGAAACATTGGTTAGACCTTTATTAGATTTAAAATAA